A part of Antechinus flavipes isolate AdamAnt ecotype Samford, QLD, Australia chromosome 6, AdamAnt_v2, whole genome shotgun sequence genomic DNA contains:
- the LOC127541593 gene encoding olfactory receptor 9G4-like: MSVEVGNQTTLTEFILIGFSAQPQMQLIFFAAFLALYLITLAGNMILVILIRTDSRLHTPMYFFIGNLSFLDFWYTSVYTPKILATCISKDKRISLMGCGAQFFFSCVVGYTECYLLAAMAYDRYVAICNPLLYSASMSRSLCVGLVSGSYVAGLLNAIGHTANTFRLKFCGKNIIDHFFCDVPPLVKMSCTDTKVYEKILMGMVGFAVLSSILAILISYFNILLAILRIRSASGRWKAFSTCASHMISVMLFYGSLLFMYSRPSSTYSLEKDKLAALFYTVVNPLLNPIIYSFRNKDVKQAFRKAIQSIKIPR; the protein is encoded by the coding sequence ATGTCAGTGGAAGTGGGGAATCAGACCACCCTGACTGAATTCATCTTAATTGGCTTCTCAGCTCAACCTCAGATGCAATTGATCTTCTTTGCAGCTTTTTTGGCTCTTTATTTGATAACATTGGCAGGGAACATGATTCTAGTTATCTTAATCAGAACTGACTCCCGTTTGCACACtcctatgtattttttcattGGCAATCTGTCATTCTTGGATTTCTGGTATACATCTGTATACACCCCCAAAATCCTGGCCACCTGTATATCCAAAGACAAGCGTATATCCTTAATGGGCTGTGGAgcccagtttttcttttcctgtgtTGTGGGTTATACTGAGTGTTACCTGCTTGCTGCCATGGCCTATGACCGCTATGTAGCAATCTGTAACCCCCTTCTCTATTCAGCATCTATGTCCAGATCTCTCTGTGTTGGGCTGGTTTCTGGGTCTTATGTCGCTGGCCTTTTGAATGCCATAGGCCATACGGCTAACACATTTCGTCTGAAATTTTGTGGGAAAAATATCATCGACCACTTCTTCTGTGATGTACCACCCCTGGTAAAGATGTCCTGCACTGACACAAAAGTTTATGAGAAGATACTCATGGGAATGGTAGGTTTTGCAGTTCTGTCTAGCATATTGGCCATCCTGATATCCTACTTCAATATCCTCCTGGCCATCCTTCGCATCCGCTCAGCCTCAGGGAGATGGAAGGCTTTCTCCACCTGTGCTTCCCACATGATCTCTGTCATGCTTTTCTATGGCTCCCTCCTCTTCATGTACTCAAGACCCAGCTCAACTTATTCCCTAGAGAAAGACAAGTTGGCTGCCCTGTTCTACACAGTGGTGAATCCTTTGCTCAATCCCATAATCTATAGTTTTAGGAACAAGGATGTAAAGCAGGCCttcagaaaagcaatacaaagcaTCAAAATACCAAGatga
- the LOC127540908 gene encoding olfactory receptor 1013-like yields MKPSTGMEKGNHTVTEFILLGFSQDPVMQLILFVIFLIVYSMTLMGNITLIVLIYTDSRLHTPMYFFIGNLSFLDLWYSSVYTPKIMVTCISEDKSISFAGCLAQFFFSAGLAYSECYLLAAMAYDRYVAISNPLLYAQAMSRWLCMCLVGISYIGGFVNAIILTSNTFTLNFCGDNVIDDFFCDVPPLIKLACDVKDSYQEVLYFLLASNVITPTALILASYLFIIAAILRIRSTQGRLKAFSTCSSHLISVTLYYGSILYIYSRPSSSYSLERDKIVSTFYTVLFPMLNPMIYSLRNKDVKEALKKFCKMTTS; encoded by the coding sequence ATGAAACCTTCTACAGGCATGGAGAAAGGCAACCACACTGTAACTGAATTTATTCTTCTTGGTTTTTCCCAGGATCCTGTGATGCAGCTCATCCTGTTTGTAATTTTTCTCATTGTATACTCTATGACACTGATGGGGAATATTACTTTGATAGTATTAATCTATACTGACTCCCGGTTGCATACTCCCATGTATTTCTTCATTGGGAATCTGTCTTTTCTGGATCTCTGGTATTCCTCTGTTTATACTCCTAAAATCATGGTGACCTGTATCTCTGAGGACAAAAGCATCTCCTTTGCTGGATGTTTGGCTCAGTTCTTTTTCTCAGCAGGACTAGCATATAGTGAATGCTACCTATTGGCAGCCATGGCCTATGACCGCTATGTAGCCATCTCCAACCCACTGCTCTATGCTCAGGCCATGTCTAGATGGTTATGCATGTGTCTGGTTGGCATTTCCTACATTGGTGGTTTTGTTAATGCTATCATACTTACTAGCAATACATTCACTCTGAATTTCTGTGGGGATAATGTCATTGATGATTTCTTCTGTGATGTCCCACCCTTGATAAAGCTGGCATGTGATGTGAAGGACAGTTACCAGGAAGTGCTTTATTTCCTCTTGGCTTCCAATGTCATCACTCCTACTGCACTAATCCTGGCTTCCTATCTCTTCATCATTGCTGCCATCTTGAGGATTCGCTCTACACAGGGTCGACTCAAAGCCTTTTCTACTTGTTCCTCTCACTTGATTTCTGTTACCTTATACTATGGCTctattctttacatttattctcGCCCAAGTTCCAGCTATTCTCTGGAACGGGACAAAATTGTCTCTACATTTTACACTGTGCTTTTCCCCATGTTGAACCCCATGATCTATAGCCTGAGGAACAAGGATGTCAAAGAAGCCCTGAAGAAATTCTGCAAAATGACAACTTCCTAA